In Bacillus methanolicus, the following proteins share a genomic window:
- a CDS encoding amino acid ABC transporter permease has translation MSQGIDYQFLVETFFVALSGVPTALIITVVALLVALPLGFLFALTRINKIPILDQFARVYVSFVRGTPVIVQIFIIYNSVPLLLTTIFEKYNIETSIYEVNPIWYAFIVFSLNTTAILTEVFRSAISTVSKGQLEAAQSVGLTNVQAFRRIIIPQTLVVALPNICTATVNLIKATSLGYAMSLKEITLRAKVAANEGYNYLEAYIDIFLVYLIICSLVEYLFKLYEKRLRKYRVANA, from the coding sequence GTGTCGCAAGGAATCGATTATCAATTTTTAGTGGAGACATTTTTTGTAGCATTATCAGGGGTGCCTACAGCGCTGATCATTACAGTTGTAGCATTACTGGTTGCGTTGCCATTAGGTTTTTTATTTGCACTGACTCGAATAAATAAAATTCCAATTTTAGATCAATTTGCACGAGTATATGTTTCTTTTGTAAGAGGAACTCCGGTTATTGTTCAAATTTTTATTATCTATAACAGTGTTCCACTATTGTTAACTACGATTTTTGAAAAGTATAACATCGAAACGAGTATTTACGAAGTCAATCCAATTTGGTACGCATTCATTGTTTTCTCCTTAAATACGACAGCTATTCTTACAGAAGTATTTCGTTCCGCAATAAGCACAGTCAGCAAAGGACAACTGGAAGCCGCCCAATCAGTTGGACTAACAAATGTACAGGCATTTAGAAGGATTATCATTCCTCAAACATTGGTTGTAGCCCTTCCAAATATTTGTACAGCCACTGTCAATCTTATTAAAGCTACATCTTTAGGTTATGCAATGTCATTGAAAGAAATTACTTTAAGAGCAAAAGTGGCAGCCAATGAAGGCTACAATTATCTGGAAGCTTATATCGATATATTCCTTGTATATTTGATTATATGTAGTTTAGTGGAATATTTATTCAAGCTGTATGAAAAACGCTTGAGAAAGTATAGAGTAGCCAATGCTTAA
- a CDS encoding LysR family transcriptional regulator, with protein MELRQLQYFLEVAKREHVSEAAEALHVAQSAISRQIGNLEAELGVQLFEREGRNVKLTPVGRHFLPHVETALKAIEFAKQQIEEYLDPERGIIKIGFPTSLASHTMPMVISAFKEKHPNVSFHLRQGSYKFLIEAVKNREVDLAFLGPVPKGEPGIKGEILFSESFAALLPNNHPLAKRNSLVLNELRNEPFVTFPQGYILHQMVLDACRQAGFSPIISSEGEDLDAIKGLVSAGIGVTLLPESALYETVLRFAVKVPIEMPHVKRNVGVIISDHYELAPSVKVFYRFVQDFFSTLERYQ; from the coding sequence ATGGAACTAAGACAACTTCAATATTTTTTAGAGGTGGCCAAACGGGAACACGTTTCCGAAGCGGCTGAAGCTCTTCACGTCGCACAATCCGCCATAAGCAGACAGATTGGCAATTTAGAAGCCGAACTTGGAGTACAGCTATTTGAACGGGAAGGACGAAATGTGAAACTCACCCCTGTCGGCCGGCACTTTTTGCCTCATGTTGAAACAGCGCTAAAAGCAATTGAATTCGCAAAACAACAAATCGAAGAATATTTAGATCCGGAACGCGGAATAATCAAAATCGGATTTCCAACTAGTCTGGCAAGCCATACGATGCCAATGGTCATCTCCGCTTTTAAAGAAAAACATCCGAATGTTTCGTTTCATTTGCGCCAAGGATCTTACAAATTCTTAATCGAAGCGGTGAAAAATAGAGAAGTCGATTTGGCTTTTCTCGGGCCGGTTCCGAAGGGAGAACCGGGAATTAAAGGGGAGATTTTATTTTCCGAATCGTTTGCCGCTCTTCTTCCAAACAATCATCCGCTCGCCAAGCGAAACAGCTTAGTACTAAACGAGCTGCGCAACGAACCGTTTGTGACATTTCCTCAAGGGTACATTTTGCATCAAATGGTGCTTGATGCCTGCCGACAAGCAGGATTTTCACCGATCATCTCATCGGAAGGCGAAGATTTAGATGCAATCAAAGGGCTCGTCTCCGCAGGGATTGGCGTCACTCTTCTTCCGGAAAGCGCCCTTTATGAGACGGTGCTCCGCTTCGCAGTAAAGGTGCCAATCGAAATGCCGCATGTCAAACGAAACGTCGGTGTCATTATTTCCGATCATTACGAACTCGCACCATCCGTTAAAGTGTTTTATCGATTTGTACAAGACTTTTTCTCAACGCTGGAGAGATATCAGTAA
- a CDS encoding amino acid ABC transporter ATP-binding protein — MLEIKNVHKSFGKNIVLKGVDLKIDRGDVVVILGPSGSGKTTLLRCINFLEKADQGQAIFGDIHVDLHRATRKQIHTIRKKTAFVFQNYNLFNNKTALENVTEGLIIGRKVPKEEAIEIGKKALDKVGLSEKYNAYPSELSGGQQQRVGIARAVALNPDIILFDEPTSALDPELVGEVLAVMKKIAKEGTTMLVVTHEMSFAQNVATRVIFMDGGVIVEEAPPKEFFTRPKEERTKQFLKRVITEDFTYYI; from the coding sequence ATGTTAGAGATTAAAAATGTACATAAATCATTTGGAAAGAATATAGTTTTAAAAGGAGTGGACTTAAAAATAGATAGAGGGGATGTTGTCGTCATCCTTGGACCAAGCGGATCAGGTAAGACAACATTACTTAGATGCATTAATTTTCTTGAAAAAGCAGATCAAGGTCAAGCAATTTTTGGAGATATTCATGTTGATCTTCATCGAGCAACAAGAAAACAAATTCATACAATAAGAAAAAAGACTGCTTTTGTATTTCAAAATTATAACCTGTTTAATAATAAAACAGCACTAGAAAATGTAACAGAGGGGCTTATTATTGGAAGAAAGGTTCCAAAAGAAGAAGCGATTGAAATTGGGAAAAAAGCATTGGATAAAGTAGGGCTGTCAGAAAAATACAATGCTTATCCCAGTGAATTATCAGGTGGACAACAACAAAGGGTAGGCATTGCAAGAGCAGTTGCTTTAAATCCGGACATTATTCTATTTGATGAACCAACTTCTGCACTGGATCCGGAATTAGTCGGTGAAGTTTTAGCAGTTATGAAGAAAATTGCAAAAGAAGGAACGACCATGTTGGTTGTTACTCATGAAATGTCTTTTGCGCAAAACGTAGCAACCAGAGTGATCTTTATGGATGGCGGAGTTATAGTAGAAGAAGCACCACCTAAAGAATTTTTTACCCGGCCAAAAGAAGAAAGAACAAAACAGTTCTTAAAGCGGGTAATAACAGAGGATTTTACTTATTATATTTGA
- a CDS encoding acyl-CoA dehydrogenase family protein → MSKNLFIKTDIQREWIEKLLKHEEAFKSEAKESDEKSKFPKKNIQTLVDMGYTKSILPKEYGGEGLRVTDMILFQETIASFDGATGLAIGWHQSVVGELFEKKLWENHKLSSFAKKILNGALVNRAASEAQTGSPTRGGRPGTYAVKKGDKWIISGQKTFTTMAPVLTHFLVTAWVEEKEAVGTFLIEREAKGLSIKETWDVIAMRGTESHDLVLDNVEIEEENFVEPNQESKSNNLNGWLLHIPACYLGIAQAARDYAVKFASVYSPNSIKGTISELPNVQSLIGQIDLELMKARHFLYSVAEAYDDESRRSYITNELNAAKHIVTNSAINIVDKAMRVVGAKSLQLSNPLQRYYRDVRAGLHNPPMDDMTISKLAQTAIKEIKKK, encoded by the coding sequence GTGTCGAAAAATTTATTTATTAAAACTGATATCCAAAGAGAATGGATCGAAAAACTATTAAAACATGAAGAAGCGTTTAAAAGTGAGGCAAAGGAAAGCGATGAAAAATCAAAGTTTCCAAAGAAGAATATCCAAACGCTTGTAGATATGGGATACACAAAAAGTATCCTGCCGAAAGAATACGGAGGCGAGGGGCTTCGTGTAACAGATATGATTCTTTTCCAGGAAACGATTGCTAGTTTTGATGGTGCGACCGGATTGGCCATCGGCTGGCATCAAAGTGTCGTTGGTGAATTATTCGAGAAAAAACTATGGGAAAATCATAAGCTGTCCAGTTTTGCAAAAAAAATATTGAATGGTGCTTTAGTGAACAGAGCAGCTAGTGAAGCGCAGACCGGCAGTCCGACCCGCGGCGGCCGCCCCGGAACGTATGCAGTGAAAAAAGGAGATAAATGGATTATTTCAGGTCAAAAAACGTTTACGACCATGGCGCCGGTTCTTACCCATTTTCTTGTAACTGCATGGGTGGAAGAAAAGGAAGCAGTTGGAACTTTCTTAATTGAAAGAGAGGCGAAAGGCTTATCTATTAAAGAAACTTGGGATGTTATTGCCATGAGAGGAACAGAAAGTCATGACCTTGTACTTGATAACGTTGAAATAGAAGAAGAAAACTTTGTAGAGCCAAATCAAGAATCAAAAAGCAATAATCTGAATGGCTGGCTTTTGCATATTCCGGCTTGCTACTTAGGGATTGCACAAGCAGCTCGTGACTATGCCGTAAAATTTGCCTCCGTATATTCACCAAATAGCATAAAAGGAACGATTAGTGAATTGCCGAATGTGCAAAGTTTAATTGGCCAAATTGATTTAGAATTAATGAAAGCGAGACACTTTTTATATAGTGTAGCGGAAGCTTATGATGATGAGTCGCGCCGTTCATATATTACAAATGAACTTAATGCGGCAAAGCATATTGTTACAAACTCAGCCATCAATATCGTCGATAAAGCGATGAGAGTAGTTGGAGCTAAAAGTCTTCAATTGTCAAATCCATTGCAAAGATATTATCGTGATGTAAGAGCAGGCCTTCACAATCCACCAATGGATGATATGACGATTTCTAAATTAGCTCAAACAGCTATTAAAGAAATCAAAAAGAAATAA
- a CDS encoding transporter substrate-binding domain-containing protein: MRNKRFLKGAAAGLALVLLLAGCGSSTSSGSTSNATEGNNSEVRKVKIAYDQSSKPISYTDENGKATGYDVEVMKLVDKLLPEYEFEFVGTTSDDLLLGVEQGKYQAGVKNAFWTEERTKKFLYPKEFLGLSSTGLVLKKKNEHIKTLSDFASAGLTLAPIAANNAQYTIIEEYNKANPDNQVKLEAGDQFTVDVVQWVNEGRVDGGVMIEGPFKNQVLAKDGPYHHLADEVVYNEFAVIKTWPLFNKNEQELADAYDKAIKQLKEEKKTNELSVKYFGRDLFEVLDRVKR, encoded by the coding sequence TTGAGAAATAAAAGGTTTTTGAAAGGGGCAGCAGCAGGTTTAGCATTAGTCTTACTATTAGCAGGATGTGGATCAAGTACATCCTCTGGTTCAACTTCTAATGCAACAGAAGGCAATAATTCAGAAGTTAGGAAAGTAAAAATAGCATATGACCAATCTTCAAAACCTATTTCCTATACAGATGAAAATGGGAAAGCAACCGGATATGATGTAGAAGTTATGAAATTGGTTGATAAATTGCTTCCAGAATACGAATTCGAATTCGTAGGAACAACAAGTGATGACTTATTGTTAGGCGTTGAACAAGGTAAATATCAGGCAGGTGTTAAGAATGCATTCTGGACTGAGGAAAGAACGAAGAAATTTCTCTATCCAAAGGAATTCCTTGGATTGAGCAGTACGGGCCTTGTGTTAAAGAAAAAAAATGAACATATTAAAACTCTGTCCGATTTTGCCTCAGCCGGACTTACCTTAGCGCCAATTGCCGCTAACAATGCTCAATATACAATTATTGAAGAATACAATAAGGCTAACCCGGACAATCAAGTGAAACTGGAAGCCGGGGATCAATTCACAGTTGATGTCGTTCAATGGGTGAATGAAGGACGGGTTGACGGCGGTGTAATGATTGAAGGTCCTTTTAAAAATCAAGTACTTGCAAAGGATGGTCCATACCACCATTTAGCTGATGAGGTTGTTTACAATGAGTTCGCTGTCATCAAAACTTGGCCATTGTTTAATAAAAATGAACAGGAATTGGCAGATGCTTATGATAAAGCTATTAAGCAGCTGAAAGAAGAAAAGAAGACAAATGAATTAAGCGTAAAATACTTTGGCAGAGATCTGTTCGAGGTATTGGATAGAGTAAAAAGATAA
- a CDS encoding amino acid ABC transporter permease — translation MEKYFDVSYIFESIPELIPFLKVTFMVAGLSVLFGTFLGFILAVMKLGKSKIAQKIAYGYTTIIRCTPSIVLLFLTYYGIPAIAINFGINLNNIHTAVFVVITFSLQFAAAMSEVIRTAYESIDRGQFEAAVCVGLSNTQAYRRIILPQAFVVALPNFGNSLLELLKEGSLAYTIGLIDVMGKAELIISSNYNAHALEIYLGLSIIYWVLSIIIEQIFLKLEKIFSKGKQVIKTT, via the coding sequence ATGGAAAAATATTTCGATGTATCATATATATTCGAGTCAATACCAGAGTTAATACCATTTTTGAAAGTAACATTTATGGTTGCCGGTCTATCCGTTCTGTTTGGAACGTTCCTAGGTTTCATCTTAGCAGTCATGAAATTAGGAAAAAGTAAGATTGCTCAAAAAATCGCCTATGGTTATACGACAATAATAAGATGTACACCATCTATTGTTCTGCTCTTTCTAACTTATTATGGCATTCCGGCAATTGCAATAAATTTCGGTATAAATTTGAACAACATTCATACAGCTGTATTTGTCGTTATAACTTTTTCACTACAATTTGCTGCGGCAATGTCTGAAGTAATCAGAACAGCGTATGAATCGATAGACAGAGGGCAGTTTGAAGCTGCAGTATGTGTAGGGTTAAGTAATACACAAGCCTACAGAAGAATCATTTTACCGCAGGCTTTTGTAGTAGCATTGCCAAACTTCGGTAATAGTTTGCTAGAGCTGCTTAAAGAAGGGTCCTTAGCATATACAATCGGATTGATCGATGTGATGGGAAAAGCCGAGTTGATTATCAGTAGTAACTATAATGCTCATGCATTAGAAATCTATCTTGGGTTATCTATTATTTACTGGGTGCTTTCAATAATCATTGAACAGATTTTCCTGAAATTAGAAAAAATATTCAGTAAAGGTAAACAAGTAATAAAAACGACATAA